In Thalassococcus sp. S3, the sequence TGGCCGATCTGGACGGCCTGAAGGAGATGTCGAGCACCGCCGCCGAAGGCTATGCAGGCGTCGTGCTGGAATTCGAGTTCGGCTGGGACAAGACCGCCATCATGGCCGATGTGCGGGACGCGATGAATGCCGCGCAAGGCGATTTTCCCGAAGGCGCGGAGCAGTATTCGATCAACGAGATCAACTTTTCGGAATTCCCCATCGTCATCGTGAACCTGACCGGCGCCGTGCCGGAGCGGACGATGGCGCGGATTGCCAAGGATCTGCAGGACGATCTGGAAAGCCTGGATGCGGTGCTGGAAGCGGGTATCGCGGGCAACCGGGATGAAATGCTGGAGGTGATCATCGACCCGTTGAGGCTGGAAGCCTACAACGTGACCGCCGATGAATTGATCAACGTGGTGCAGAACAACAACCTGCTGGTCGCGGCCGGTGAGGTCGAGACGCCACAGGGCACGTTTTCGGTCAAGATCCCGTCCTCGTTCGACGATCCCCGAGATGTCTATTCCCTGCCGGTGAAAACGAATGGTGACCGGGTCGTCACCATGGGGGACCTGGCGCAGATCAACTTTACCTTCGAGGATCGAGAGGGCACGGCGCGGTTCGATGGCGAAAACACGATCGCGTTGCAGATCGTCAAACGCAAGGGCTTTAACCTGATCGACACGGCGGATCTGGTCAAAGAGCGCGTGCAGGCGGCCAAGGTCACCTGGCCGGAAGAGCTTCAGGCCGCGGTGACCGTCGGCACCTCGAACGACCAGAGCCGGGTGGTGAACTCAATGGTCAACCAGTTGCAAAGCTCGGTCCTGACCGCCGTGGCGCTGGTCATGATCGTGATCCTGGCGGCATTGGGCAGCCGGGCCGCGCTTCTGGTGGGCTTTGCGATCCCGACCTCGTTCCTGCTGACCTTCGCGTTTCTGGCGGTCATGGGCGTTTCGATTTCGAACATCGTCATGTTCGGGCTGATCCTTGCGGTGGGCATGCTGGTCGACGGGGCTATCGTGGTTGTCGAATATGCCGACAAGCGCATCAAGGAGGGCACCGGTCCGATGCACGCCTATGTCGAGGCGTCCAAGCGCATGTTCTGGCCCATCGTGTCATCGACGGCGACCACGCTTTGCGCGTTCCTGCCGATGCTTTTCTGGCCTGGCGTGCCGGGAGAGTTCATGGGCATGTTGCCGGTGACGCTGATTTTCGTGCTGTCGGCCTCGCTGGTGGTGGCACTGATCTATCTGCCGGTCATGGGCGGTGTGACGGGTCGGATCAGCCGCCTTCTGGGCCGGGGATCCGATGCGCTGCGCGCAGGACTGCCCTGGATCGTCCGCGCCGCCCTGGTGCCGCTGACGATCTACACGATGTTTCTGGGCGCGATGCAGATGCTCAACCCCACCTATCTGCTGCCGGAGGGCATACCGCTCTGGGTGGCGGAGGGGGTCGGCATTCTGGTCTTTCTGATCGGCGCGCTGACCGCGTCCATCGCCATGGGCGCGTCCCGGATCGAAAGGCGGCGCAAACGGATCCGGGCGGGCCACCGCCGGACGGCCTTTGGCATCTTCGTCAAAGCCATCGCGGGCAATCCGATCATGCCGCTGGTTGCCATCGGAACCGTGGCTGCGGGCGTTTTGTTTGTCGCATTGGTTCTGTTTCCCGCCAACAACAATGGCGTGGAATTCTTCGTGGAATCCGAACCCGAGCAAGGCACTGTCTATGTCAGGGCACGCGGGAATGTCTCGTTGACGGAGAGCGACGCGATGGTGCGTCAGGTCGAGGACATCGTCCGGGCGCATCCCGCCGTGATCAACGTGTTCTCCTTTGCCGGTGATGGCGGGCTGAACACCGATATGAGCGGCGCATCGATCCCGCCTGATACCGTCGGCCAGGTCCAGTTCGAGATCATCCCGTGGGAGGATCGTCCAACCGAAACCGAAACCTGGTTCTTCGACATGTTCGAGCGTCAGGTGACCGCCTATGCGTTCGACGGGGATACCGTGATCGATGAGCTGAACGCGGAACTGTCCCAGAAGCCCGGCTTTGAGGCGGAGATCCTTGCCCTTGAACAGGGTCCGGCCTCCGGCAAACCCGTGCACCTGCGCATCAAGGGCGATGACCGAGAGGTCCTGGCGGAGGCTGCGCGCATCGCCCGCGCCGAGTTCGAGACCACGCCGGGACTGATCCAGATCGAGGACAGCCTGCCCCTGCCCGGCATCGATTGGAAGATCAACGTCGATGTGGAAAAGGCCGGTCGCTACGGCGCGGATGTGGCCACGGTGGGCGCCATGGTGCAGCTGGTCACACGGGGCATCCTGCTGGATACGATGCGGGTGGACACCAGTGACGAGGAGATCGAGATCCGCGTGCGCCTTCCGGATGCCGACAGGGTCCTGAGCACGCTCGACAACCTGAAGGTCCGTACCGAGGACGGCCTCGTGCCGCTGTCCAACTTCATCACGCGCGAGCCGGTGGCCAAGTTGGCTCAGATCGACCGTGTGGACCAGAAGCGCTATTACGACGTGAAGGCGGATGTGGCCGCCGGTTTGAGCAAAGTGGCGCTGTCCGGCCCCGGTGGCGAGACACGCCTGGCCATGGTGCGGGACCTTCCCGAGGGCGCGGAGACGGACCGTGCCGTGGTCACCGCCGCGAACGGAGCCCGCTACGCGGTGCAATCGCTGCAAGAGGCCGAGAGCGTGGATGCGCTGCAAAGCGCGATCCGCGAAGACGGCGCCCGGATCATTCCGGTGAACCCGAACGAGCGGATTGCGGTGATCGGCGAGTGGCTGGCCACGGATCCCCTGCCCGCCGCCGTCGAATGGGAATGGACCGGCGATCAGGAGGAACAGGCGGAAAGCCAGGCCTTCCTGGTTTATGCCTTCGGCGGCGCGCTTGGTCTGATGTTCATCATCCTGCTGGCGCAGTTCAACTCGTTCTACAACGCGTTTCTGGTGTTGCTGGCGGTGGTGATGTCGACGACGGGCGTGCTGATCGGGATGATGGTGATGGATCAGCCCTTCTCGATCATCATGACGGGGACAGGGATCGTCGCGCTGGCCGGGATCGTGGTGAACAACAACATCGTGCTGATCGACACCTATCAGGAATACAGTCGGTACATGCCGAGGATCGAGGCGATCGTCAGAACGGCCGAGGCCCGGATCCGCCCGGTTCTGTTGACCACCATCACCACCATGGCGGGACTGGCGCCGATGATGTTCGGCCTGTCGCTCGACTTTATCTCGGGGGGATACAGCCTCGATTCCCCCACCGCCCTGTGGTGGAAGCAGTTGGCCACGGCGGTTGTCTTCGGGCTGGGTGTTGCGACCATTCTGACGCTCGTCGTCACGCCCTCGATGCTGGCGCTGAGAGTTTGGTTCACCACATACGTGGCCTGGACCTTCCGCCTTCTGGCCAAGATCACACGCGGTCGGTCCAGCCGGGCCGCGCAGGATTGGGCGCTGCAACGCGCAGCCCGCCGGGTCAAAGCGCCGGAGATCCTGTGGGACGACGGGGACGAGGTTATCCAACCGATCCAGCCCCCCAGCGACGCCCCATTGAAGGCCGCCGAATAGCGACCGGGTCAAGGGGATTGAGCGCCCCTTGACCCCGCTCTTGGCGCCCGCAGGCGCGGGACATCATGCCAAAGCATACAACCTTGAACCGCAAGCGCGTCCGCCCGGCGCGTGCCCTTGATCCCATATTGACAAACGTTCTTCCCTCGCAGCTCTTCTCGCGGCGGCAAGACAAACCGCACCCCTGACACTTTGCGTTAACCCTAATCGGTATTAACCTTAACGCCCGCTGAATGCGGCACGCACCGGCCCACTCCCGACGATACGCTGGGGTCTTCTTCTCGATAAAAATACGGAAAATCCGACGGTTCAACAGGCGCGGAATTTGCCGTTTGCGCGCTTACGCCGCCACCTCTCCGTCCGATTGCTGGCGATGCCAAAGCTGCGCATAGCGTCCGTTTCGCGCCAGAAGCGCATCATGAGGTCCCTGCTCGACGATCTGACCCTGATCCAGCACGATGATCTGATCC encodes:
- a CDS encoding efflux RND transporter permease subunit, which encodes MTGIVDWAASRARMVMAFIALSLLAGGYSYVGLPKEGEPDIEIPALFVSVQFPGISAEDSESLLVKPMETELADLDGLKEMSSTAAEGYAGVVLEFEFGWDKTAIMADVRDAMNAAQGDFPEGAEQYSINEINFSEFPIVIVNLTGAVPERTMARIAKDLQDDLESLDAVLEAGIAGNRDEMLEVIIDPLRLEAYNVTADELINVVQNNNLLVAAGEVETPQGTFSVKIPSSFDDPRDVYSLPVKTNGDRVVTMGDLAQINFTFEDREGTARFDGENTIALQIVKRKGFNLIDTADLVKERVQAAKVTWPEELQAAVTVGTSNDQSRVVNSMVNQLQSSVLTAVALVMIVILAALGSRAALLVGFAIPTSFLLTFAFLAVMGVSISNIVMFGLILAVGMLVDGAIVVVEYADKRIKEGTGPMHAYVEASKRMFWPIVSSTATTLCAFLPMLFWPGVPGEFMGMLPVTLIFVLSASLVVALIYLPVMGGVTGRISRLLGRGSDALRAGLPWIVRAALVPLTIYTMFLGAMQMLNPTYLLPEGIPLWVAEGVGILVFLIGALTASIAMGASRIERRRKRIRAGHRRTAFGIFVKAIAGNPIMPLVAIGTVAAGVLFVALVLFPANNNGVEFFVESEPEQGTVYVRARGNVSLTESDAMVRQVEDIVRAHPAVINVFSFAGDGGLNTDMSGASIPPDTVGQVQFEIIPWEDRPTETETWFFDMFERQVTAYAFDGDTVIDELNAELSQKPGFEAEILALEQGPASGKPVHLRIKGDDREVLAEAARIARAEFETTPGLIQIEDSLPLPGIDWKINVDVEKAGRYGADVATVGAMVQLVTRGILLDTMRVDTSDEEIEIRVRLPDADRVLSTLDNLKVRTEDGLVPLSNFITREPVAKLAQIDRVDQKRYYDVKADVAAGLSKVALSGPGGETRLAMVRDLPEGAETDRAVVTAANGARYAVQSLQEAESVDALQSAIREDGARIIPVNPNERIAVIGEWLATDPLPAAVEWEWTGDQEEQAESQAFLVYAFGGALGLMFIILLAQFNSFYNAFLVLLAVVMSTTGVLIGMMVMDQPFSIIMTGTGIVALAGIVVNNNIVLIDTYQEYSRYMPRIEAIVRTAEARIRPVLLTTITTMAGLAPMMFGLSLDFISGGYSLDSPTALWWKQLATAVVFGLGVATILTLVVTPSMLALRVWFTTYVAWTFRLLAKITRGRSSRAAQDWALQRAARRVKAPEILWDDGDEVIQPIQPPSDAPLKAAE